One stretch of Natronolimnobius baerhuensis DNA includes these proteins:
- a CDS encoding group I truncated hemoglobin produces the protein MSDTLYERLGGEDAIAAVVDSFYDRVLADEQVAYYFEDTDMQKQRAHQTQFISSVTGGPVDYTGDEMESAHAGMGITPSEFGAIATHLEETLAEYDVPEEDREAVLEEIASYRGAIVTAAD, from the coding sequence ATGAGCGATACACTGTACGAACGACTCGGTGGCGAAGACGCGATTGCAGCCGTCGTCGACTCGTTTTACGACCGCGTCCTCGCAGATGAACAGGTCGCATACTACTTTGAAGACACCGACATGCAGAAACAACGCGCCCACCAGACCCAGTTCATCAGTTCCGTCACCGGCGGCCCGGTCGACTACACCGGCGATGAGATGGAATCCGCCCACGCCGGAATGGGTATCACACCCTCGGAGTTCGGGGCGATTGCAACCCACCTCGAGGAGACACTTGCCGAGTATGACGTGCCCGAGGAGGACCGGGAGGCCGTCCTCGAGGAGATTGCGAGCTATCGCGGTGCGATTGTGACTGCGGCGGATTGA
- the hemC gene encoding hydroxymethylbilane synthase, translating into MKTRGTLRLATRGSDLARRQAGLVKEALEDRRYEVELVTIETTGDEIQDELIHRLGKTGAFVRELDERVLEGDLDGAIHSMKDMPTEQPDELVTAGVPQRGQPGDALVTPDGTTLEDLPEGALVGTSSLRRRAQLLSERPDLEVEPLRGNVDTRLEKLLAPALQAEHEARTDADKERKGNTGDEDFEPEYDQTVDEWFDGLSELEKQALGREIETEYDAIVLAEAGLERSGLTHYVEYQELPTDTFVPAPGQGALAVTALEDETAREIQSVLDHPRTRVETTVERSVLAELGGGCIAPIGVYAVVQGEYVNTAVTVFDQDGDESVIANRDLSVENHAEAAREFARDLGERGATELIKRAERDEDGADTAVSEEDKPSGK; encoded by the coding sequence ATGAAAACGCGTGGGACGTTACGACTGGCGACGCGAGGGTCAGATCTCGCCCGGCGCCAAGCCGGCCTCGTCAAAGAGGCCCTCGAGGATCGCCGATACGAGGTCGAACTCGTGACCATCGAGACAACGGGCGACGAAATTCAGGACGAACTCATCCACCGACTGGGGAAGACGGGCGCGTTCGTCCGCGAACTCGACGAGCGTGTCTTAGAGGGCGACCTCGACGGCGCGATTCACTCGATGAAGGATATGCCGACCGAACAGCCCGACGAACTCGTCACGGCTGGCGTGCCCCAGCGTGGCCAGCCGGGCGACGCACTCGTCACACCTGACGGAACGACGCTCGAGGACCTGCCCGAAGGCGCACTCGTCGGCACCTCGAGTCTGCGCCGGCGCGCACAACTGCTCTCGGAACGGCCGGATCTCGAGGTCGAACCGCTGCGGGGCAATGTCGATACGCGCCTCGAGAAACTGCTCGCGCCCGCGCTGCAAGCAGAACACGAGGCGCGAACTGACGCCGACAAAGAGCGCAAGGGCAACACCGGTGACGAGGACTTCGAACCCGAATACGACCAGACGGTCGATGAGTGGTTCGACGGGCTTTCCGAACTCGAGAAGCAGGCGCTCGGCCGTGAGATCGAAACGGAGTACGATGCAATTGTCCTCGCCGAGGCCGGCCTCGAGCGCAGCGGACTCACTCACTACGTCGAGTATCAGGAACTGCCGACGGACACGTTCGTTCCTGCACCGGGTCAGGGCGCACTTGCCGTGACCGCACTCGAGGACGAGACGGCTCGCGAGATACAGAGCGTACTCGATCACCCGCGAACGCGTGTCGAGACAACTGTCGAGCGAAGCGTGCTCGCAGAACTCGGCGGCGGCTGTATCGCACCAATCGGCGTCTACGCCGTTGTCCAGGGCGAGTACGTCAATACCGCAGTCACCGTCTTCGACCAAGACGGAGACGAATCGGTCATCGCAAACCGCGACCTGTCTGTCGAGAACCACGCCGAGGCTGCCCGCGAGTTCGCACGCGATCTCGGCGAGCGTGGCGCGACAGAACTGATCAAACGTGCAGAACGCGACGAAGACGGCGCGGATACTGCCGTCTCCGAGGAAGATAAGCCATCGGGCAAGTAG
- the cobA gene encoding uroporphyrinogen-III C-methyltransferase, with product MSGTDFGTEPDAGTVYLVGSGPGDPELLTCKARRLLEQADFVLHDKLPGPKIIDLLPDDRRKDVGKRAHGDRTPQSEINELLVQHARDGQSVVRLKGGDSFVFGRGGEEAEYLAAHGIPFEVVPAVTSAVAAPAVAGIPVTHRDHASSVSFVTGHEDPTKPESTVNWAALADTGGTIVVLMGVTRLPDYTDALLEAGMPAETPVALVERATWPNQQVATGTLETIVDARDSVGIEPPAITVIGDVAGTRESVVEFLANESAAGASDSATSTRE from the coding sequence ATGTCAGGAACCGACTTCGGAACCGAGCCGGACGCTGGGACCGTCTATCTCGTCGGTAGCGGCCCCGGCGATCCTGAACTGCTGACCTGCAAGGCCAGACGCCTGCTCGAGCAGGCGGATTTCGTCCTCCACGACAAGCTTCCGGGGCCGAAGATTATCGACTTGCTGCCCGACGACCGTCGAAAAGATGTGGGCAAACGTGCACACGGCGACCGCACGCCACAGTCCGAAATCAACGAACTGCTGGTCCAACATGCCCGCGACGGCCAGTCCGTCGTGCGGCTCAAAGGCGGCGACTCGTTCGTCTTTGGCCGCGGCGGCGAGGAAGCCGAGTATCTCGCGGCCCACGGCATCCCCTTCGAGGTCGTTCCCGCAGTCACCTCAGCAGTCGCCGCACCCGCTGTCGCCGGTATTCCCGTCACCCACCGCGATCACGCCTCGAGCGTCTCGTTTGTGACCGGTCACGAAGATCCGACCAAACCCGAATCGACGGTCAACTGGGCCGCACTGGCCGACACCGGCGGAACCATCGTCGTCCTCATGGGCGTCACCCGCCTGCCCGACTACACCGACGCGCTGCTCGAGGCCGGCATGCCCGCGGAGACGCCCGTTGCACTCGTTGAACGCGCGACCTGGCCGAACCAGCAGGTCGCAACGGGCACCCTCGAGACGATTGTCGATGCACGGGATTCGGTCGGGATTGAACCACCCGCAATCACCGTTATCGGCGACGTTGCGGGCACGCGCGAGTCAGTTGTCGAGTTCCTTGCGAACGAGTCCGCTGCCGGAGCCAGCGACTCAGCGACATCGACTCGAGAGTGA